A part of Escherichia marmotae genomic DNA contains:
- a CDS encoding glycerol-3-phosphate responsive antiterminator, with protein sequence MPLLHLLRQNPVIAAVKDNASLQLAINSECQFISVLYGNICTISNIVKKIKNAGKYAFIHVDLLEGASNKEVVIQFLKLVTEADGIISTKASMLKAARAEGFFCIHRLFIVDSISFHNIDKQVAQSNPDCIEILPSCMPKVLGWVTEKIRQPLIAGGLVCDEEDARNAIDAGVVALSTTNTRVWTLAKKLL encoded by the coding sequence ATGCCCCTCTTACACCTGCTCCGTCAGAATCCGGTGATTGCTGCCGTTAAAGATAATGCCAGCCTGCAACTGGCCATTAATTCTGAATGCCAGTTTATTTCCGTGCTGTACGGCAATATCTGCACCATCAGCAATATCGTCAAAAAGATTAAAAACGCCGGGAAATATGCCTTTATTCATGTCGATTTGCTGGAAGGCGCGTCAAATAAAGAGGTGGTGATTCAGTTTTTGAAACTGGTGACCGAAGCAGACGGCATTATCAGCACTAAAGCGTCGATGCTGAAAGCTGCCAGAGCAGAAGGTTTTTTCTGTATTCATCGCCTGTTTATTGTCGATTCGATTTCGTTTCACAATATTGATAAGCAGGTTGCGCAATCGAACCCAGATTGCATTGAGATCCTGCCTAGCTGTATGCCCAAAGTGCTGGGCTGGGTGACGGAGAAAATCCGCCAACCGCTGATTGCTGGTGGGCTGGTGTGCGATGAAGAAGATGCGCGTAATGCAATTGACGCCGGTGTCGTGGCGCTTTCTACTACTAATACCCGCGTCTGGACGTTAGCGAAAAAATTGCTTTAA
- a CDS encoding ferredoxin family protein, protein MSVARNLWRAADAPHIVPVDPVERQTAERLINACPAGLFSLTPEGDLRIDYRSCLECGTCRLLCDEKTLQQWRYPPSGFGITYRFG, encoded by the coding sequence ATGTCTGTAGCCCGTAATCTCTGGCGTGCTGCTGATGCGCCACACATTGTTCCGGTTGACCCCGTTGAGCGCCAGACAGCAGAACGGTTGATTAATGCCTGCCCGGCAGGTCTTTTTTCGCTCACGCCGGAAGGCGACTTGCGTATTGATTATCGCAGTTGCCTGGAGTGCGGCACCTGCCGTTTGTTATGCGATGAAAAAACACTACAACAGTGGCGCTATCCGCCTTCTGGATTCGGCATCACCTACCGCTTTGGATAA
- a CDS encoding FAD-dependent oxidoreductase yields the protein MEDDCDIIIIGAGIAGTACALRCARAGLSVLLLERAEIPGSKNLSGGRLYTHALAELLPQFHLTAPLERRITHESLSLLTPDGATTFSSLQPGGESWSVLRARFDPWLVAEAEKAGVECIPGATVDALYEENSRVCGVICGDDILRARYVVLAEGANSVLAEHHGLVTRPAGESMALGIKEVLSLETPIIEARFHLENNEGAAILFSGEICDDLPGGAFLYTNQQTLSLGIVCPLSSLAQNRVPASELLARFKTHPAVRPLIKNSETLEYGAHLVPEGGLRNMPVQFAGNGWLLVGDALRSCVNTGISVRGMDMAFIGAQAAAQTLISACQQREPQNLFPIYHHNVEHSLLWDVLQRYQHVPALLQRPGWYRTWPALMQDISRDLWDQGDKPVPPLRQLLWRHLRRHGLWHLAGDVIRSLRCL from the coding sequence ATGGAAGACGACTGCGACATTATTATTATTGGTGCCGGTATTGCGGGCACCGCTTGTGCGTTACGCTGCGCGCGAGCGGGATTATCTGTTCTGTTACTGGAACGCGCTGAAATCCCTGGCAGCAAAAACCTTTCCGGCGGGCGGTTATATACCCATGCGCTCGCGGAACTCCTCCCTCAATTTCACCTGACCGCGCCCCTTGAGCGACGTATCACTCACGAAAGCCTTTCTCTGTTAACGCCCGATGGCGCAACGACGTTTTCCAGCTTACAACCCGGTGGTGAATCCTGGAGCGTATTACGCGCACGATTCGATCCGTGGCTGGTTGCCGAAGCTGAAAAAGCAGGAGTTGAGTGTATTCCCGGCGCAACAGTAGACGCGTTATATGAAGAAAACAGCAGAGTGTGTGGCGTTATCTGTGGTGATGATATTCTCCGCGCCCGTTATGTTGTGCTGGCGGAAGGGGCCAATAGTGTGCTGGCAGAACATCACGGGTTAGTTACCCGTCCTGCTGGCGAATCGATGGCGTTAGGGATCAAAGAAGTGCTGTCGCTGGAAACGCCCATTATTGAAGCGCGTTTTCATCTGGAAAACAACGAAGGTGCAGCGATACTGTTCAGCGGGGAAATCTGTGATGACCTGCCAGGCGGTGCATTTCTTTATACCAATCAGCAAACGCTCTCTTTGGGGATTGTTTGCCCGCTCTCTTCCCTTGCACAAAACCGCGTTCCGGCAAGCGAGTTGCTGGCTCGTTTTAAGACACATCCGGCAGTAAGACCTCTCATTAAAAACAGTGAAACGCTGGAATACGGTGCACATCTGGTGCCGGAAGGCGGTTTACGCAATATGCCCGTGCAGTTCGCCGGTAACGGCTGGCTGCTGGTGGGCGATGCGTTGCGCAGTTGCGTCAATACTGGAATTTCAGTGCGAGGCATGGATATGGCGTTCATTGGCGCACAGGCAGCAGCACAAACACTGATTAGCGCCTGCCAGCAACGCGAGCCGCAAAATCTGTTCCCGATTTATCATCACAACGTAGAACACAGTTTGCTGTGGGATGTTCTACAACGTTATCAGCATGTTCCGGCGCTTTTGCAACGCCCTGGCTGGTATCGGACGTGGCCTGCGTTAATGCAGGATATTTCCCGCGACTTATGGGATCAGGGAGATAAACCTGTTCCACCACTTCGCCAGTTGCTCTGGCGTCATTTACGTCGTCACGGCCTGTGGCATCTGGCGGGCGATGTTATCAGGAGTCTGCGATGTCTGTAG
- the queD gene encoding 6-carboxytetrahydropterin synthase QueD: MMSTTLFKDFTFEAAHRLPHVPEGHKCGRLHGHSFMVRLEITGEVDPHTGWIIDFAELKAAFKPTYDRLDHYYLNDIPGLENPTSEVLAKWIWDQVKPVVPLLSAVMVKETCTAGCIYRGE; encoded by the coding sequence ATGATGTCCACCACGTTATTTAAAGATTTCACCTTCGAAGCCGCTCACCGCTTACCACACGTCCCAGAAGGGCATAAATGTGGTCGCCTGCACGGGCATTCTTTTATGGTGCGCCTGGAAATTACCGGGGAAGTCGATCCGCATACGGGCTGGATTATCGATTTCGCTGAACTGAAAGCGGCGTTTAAACCGACTTACGATCGTCTCGACCACTATTATCTCAATGATATACCCGGCCTGGAAAACCCGACCAGCGAAGTTTTAGCAAAATGGATTTGGGATCAAGTTAAACCCGTTGTACCACTATTAAGCGCTGTGATGGTGAAAGAAACCTGCACCGCAGGCTGCATCTATCGCGGTGAATAA